AAAGCAGAATCACATTAGAATTGAATCAAAATAGTAAGAAACACTACATTAGTAATGCACAAGACTTCATAAGCTAAAATTGAGATTTAAGGATGGAAATGACTCAAACACATCGACTTCACTGTTTAAAACGATAAACAAACATGAGCACACATTAGAAACACTAAAGCAATGACTGGAAACTCGAAATAAAATGCAAAACTGTGAGCACGAAAGCTGAAAACAGAACATAATACACTAAAATGAGCAAAACAACATGGAAATGGATGTAGATGCACTTAGCTTTCGAAGCATGTTCGACCATAGCTCTGACTACCACTTGATGGAGGTAGCTCTAGGAATTATGCGTGAATGACCATCCATGTATCAGAGAAGGCAACAAATGACATATGGTGCAGTGAAAACTAGATGCAtagaaggtgtttgatgaaagtatgaatgaaGACAATGGTTGGTGTTTGGAGTCTCTAAGCTCAGAAGGTCTTCCTActagggaaggaagctagaggagagtAACTAAATTCGAAATTTAGAGAATGAATAAAGAGTATAAGAGGATGGATTAAAATTTGTAGCATTTCATTACATTCTAAAGTGAGAAAATTACAATGACCAAACACACATATTTATAGCTTGGAGGGAGCGTGAATGTTTGACCAATTTCcctctaaaattaaaatgaaagtaGTTGGAGAGGCCAGCTGTCGATGTACATGAATCAAACTTGCCATATGGACAACCAAGTCATCACATGAAAAATGCCTCTCGTAGTGGCTGGGCGCACAATGGTTTTGGCTGGGTGAAATCCTGTTCTGGAAGCCAATTTCCTTCACATTTCATATCCAGAAGGTAAGCTGCACAATCTAGAAGTTAGGCAGAAAAATGTCgttgttttgttcttttgctTCCTTTAACTAGCAAGGCTCCTTGCTGGTTGGTCCATGATCTCTTAGGTTTATTGAACTTAccaaaaacaagaattacaagtATTTAGTGGTTAGAATTCTTCTAAGGcttacaataaaataagaaagagCTTTTAAaagttcttcttctacttccttTTCTTAGCTTTAGCTTAAGTTGATGCTCCTTTGAATGAATTTCTATAAATAGGTTTCCCTCAAGGAGtctgagagaatgaatgaatgataaGTTCTGCTTCCcttaggtctctttatatagggcttgattggacTTGAAATCTGAATATTCTATTGAAagatcttttatattatatcttccaaataattaataaatttagataattataaatatatttggaagatctttttattgatatttctagatttaattttcttctaaaatatctaacatatttaatcttgttcaaaattacatttcaaccttttttattttattcaaaattgcacATAAGTCTAGAAAGTTTCAATATTTGCACTTTAGTCCTTTATTCCTTTTCCAAAATTGCTCTTTAACTCCTTACTTGACCAGATTTGACCAGGGTTTGACTGTTTGATCAGATTCAAACATATTTGACCATCTTTGACCAAATTAATTTCACACTTTAAATGGATAAAACTTACTTCAGCAgtacaaataaacattagaatatctaaaaataatttatggaaACCTTTTTAATtctcaaatataataaattccATTAATATCCTCTTCAAATTAACCATTTAAGTACAAgaatttctattaaaattttgaatttaaatagtAAATGTGAGCGTaaatatatgcactcatcaatatttttcatattcttcttcACAATCACTATCATTACTAACCGAAGATTGCATTCAAGTTTTTCTTGAGCTACTAAGAGTTTATATTCATTAGCTAGTGTATTGTGCATACGACTATAGATGGAATGATAGTACACCATGAAATGACTGCAAAAGAGCTAAGTACTACTGGATTAGAACTAAAGACTCCTATCGCATTTTCTTTGTTATCCCAATTTTCATGAGAGCCAAATAGGCCACTAATCTGTATCCTATAAGCATTATGAATAGAGCCGATGCAGCCATGATTTTCCCTTGAAAATGTAACGCCATTTGTTCTATCAAAGGATATTCTGCAACCAAACACTTTCCATGAGAACATGGGTATGTGTCACTTGAGCCATATTGAGACCCCATCAGGAGATGGTATATGTAGTAGTTAATGGAGAAGTACTTGAGCCATGATACAAATTTTGGCACATGTTGAATATAGTATCCACTAACCAAAACAGAAGTTAGCACAATCAATGAGGCCAGTGTGGTTGCGGATTTCTGGTCCATTACAATAGCACCAATGGCAAGGCCCAGTCCTTGTGAAACCAACACATGGAGTACAATAGTGACAAGTGTGCATAGGAAATTTACCACATTGTTTTTCAACCCTACCAGCCAATAGATTATGGTGATGAATATTGAAGGAAGCACGAGCTCCATTGGAAGGTCACCAACCATCCTTGAAATGAAGTATGAAGAGAGCTTGTACATTCCAGAGGATCGTTCCTTCTCCAGCATCATTAGCTCTTGGGGGAAGGTGAATATTGCTTGATAAAGAGGCATGGTACCCCAAAAGCTAGTAAGGAAGAATAGAAGTCCAATCTGCAAGTACATAGTAGTTGCATTATTACATGTTTATTGAGAGAAATAGTAAAAGGGTGAGGAACACTAATGACGTATTAGCGATGAGTGTTAAATTAGAGAAGAATTTTCTCTGCAatcattttaaagaaaaaacctTAATCATGAATCTTTTTATGTAACCACAGCTAGTGCACCAGTTTCGAAAGAGGTTTGCtccttgaatgtgatttatattGACATAGGTAGAATCAAATCACATTTATAAGAAGGTGACAATTTGTTCATATCCTCGATCACTTACATCAACCCATGTTTTCAATTGAATTATTCTCATAATATCACATATTAGTGTATATAAGCTTGCTCAGGCGACTTTCTTAGTTCTCTTACCAAGCATTTGGTGCAAACATGTTTATGTTAAAACCAGAAAATAATATAGtgttgtaatatttatatatactttagGTGAGTCCAAATGTTAGACAGTTATTACCTGATCCTGCAAGCGTGAAATATCACACTTATACCATAGTAACCCTGTAATAAGAGCAGCCACAAGAACCTGACAAACCATCAGGCCAGAAAATGATGCATGTTTTCTCTCTTTGACATCTCTTTTTAGCAGTACAAGAAACTGATTTGACCAACTAGTAGGCCATTCCCCAAATTTATTGCCTTCAAATCTACCCTGAGTTTTATCGTAGTCTGGAATTTCTTGTATCACTGGCTTAAATTTGACATCAAAGTAGTTCCTATATGCAGAAATCAATTTGTTCTTATTTAAGGCATGGTCCTCATTCGATTGACCAGTGTAGACACCTGCAATTTTTGTTCCCATGTGGCAAAATAAGAAAGTTAAAccatgtattttattttaagtcaaCAAATAAGAGGATATAAACCTAGATAACTCTTCTTCAATCCACTATTTCTTCCCGTATTTGCAGCATCAGTATGTAAAATACTCATTAAGTATAAAGAGTTCATTTCTCAGTTCTAGTTTTGTCCtctaaataactttttaaaatttccatTTGAGTTCGATTGGATGGATTTATAGTAGATATTGGTtatagaagaaaacaaaaaaggtaaagtaaattaaattttttattaaacttaattaaaatttcaacttattttatattcttaatttattcTTCTTAATCTTCTGAGAAAAAATTAACcagataaaattttaatgtaaaagcATTCActgtaagaaaaaattattaaatttaaaatgagatTTTATAAAGTTAGTTAAGGATTTTAAAACATCGGGTATTGAAGTGACTAATGGTTTATTTGGGCATTATTAAACGTTAAAATCAGTAAATTTTTCCAAACATTTGTAggtcaaaaaagaaaaattagattttgaaattttgtcatGCAGTAAAAATGAGGATAAagagttttgtttttcttttttatatgcAGAGAATAAAGATTCATAAATAGCAAAACCTCAAAAGCCGTAAAATAAACAGTAAACAAAGCTTACCATTTGCAAGATCCAAAAGGAAATCTGAGGGGTTCAATGGCATGGTAGGGGCAAATCcaatattagtaaaatattcCATAGCTTCAGACCCATTTCCATAATATAGTAAGTTCCCTTCTGAAAGCAGTAACACCCTGTGAAACATGCAGTAAATCCTACTTGAAGGTTGATGTATGGTCATCACAACGGTTCTTCCTCCATTTGCTAGTTCCCATAAAATTGAGACAATTCTTTGAGCTGTTGTTGAGTCTAGGCCAGAGGTTGGCTCATCCAGAAATAGCAAGCTTGGGTTTATGAGCATTTCTTGTCCAATACTAACCCTTTTTTTCTCCCCACCAGAAACACCTCTAAGAAGTGGGCTTCCAATGATGCTGTCCTTGCACTTGGTTAAACCAAGTTGAGCCATCACAGCTTTTGCATGCTCAATTTTCTCCTTTTTGGATAAACTGCTTGGCAATCTGAGAAAGGCTGTGAACACTAGAGTTTCAGTCACAGTCAAGTGGGGATAGAGAACATCATCTTGTGTCACAAAACCTGTTTTCCTCTTCATTGCATTTGAGAACGCTTTGCCATTATATGTTATGCTTCCATAGAGTTTCCCACCAAGCTTGCCTCCCAATGCTGCTAGCAAAGTAGTTTTGCCACTCCCAGAAGGACCTAACATGGCAAGAATTTCACCAGGTTGAACCATGCCTGCCACTCCATTCAGAACTACTTTCTCTTCTATTTTGCTCTTCAGAAATCCCCCCTTTCTGGTCTTAATTTTATAAGTAACATCTCGGAACTACATACAATAAGTAATAACAAATTTCAGCATACATtcatactaaaaaaattgatagGTTAAGCACAAATATAGAAGCGCCTAGGGAATGAGACATActtttctatataatttttttgccTACTTTTCGAGAAACAACATGATTATGAACTAGCAACAACAATATTCGAAAAATTGTTTACTCCAAAACAATACACACGTGGCTAGATTTTAATTATTAGAATAACATACGAAATTTTTTATTCCAATCAATGCATGAAGATAAATCCTACTTCCAAATCTCAAAACCTTTAGAGTTACGGAGGGATTCCCCTTGCAAGAGATGTCAGGTGCTTCGCCTTGTAATGTTGTTATGTAGGAAGTTTGAGACTCTATGTTCTCCATCTCCTGCTTCATCTATATTCTCTTGCAACTTGCATAGTGCCATATATATGAATTAAGCATTAACTAAAGGTACATAAAATACCACAATGAGATAACTTCTCTGTCCGTCTAAATGTGATCGTGCTTGCAACTATCACTTCTTTAAGTACTATcattttctcaaaaattgcaTGTGCGTGTTCATTGTCTACGATGCTACTATTAGTGTTTAGTAATTAGGACACCGTTGAGATCTAGCACATAAGTTTGATCGTGGAAAATAAATTAGTGCTCGCGTTAGTGCCGactaaagaggaaaagaaacACAAAAGAATGGTAAGTATAAATGTGAAAGATGATAATGACTATCGATGAGATATTTGTACATTTGGAATCAAGTATCCGATTCACGGTATTCATGTTTTCTGcttaatttctagaaaaatatcGTGATTTTTGCCTCATTTCAAAAAATcccatttaaaaattaaattaggataattgataagataaaataatataagaaacttttattttgaagtttaacaaaagcttctaatgaaataatatttatgaaaatgattGTCTAGGATAATGTTGTAAACGCACTAGTGTAGAAttgacctttaacgtcaccccataaacgtccgttctggagggggccggacgtctataatatagtagacgtctGGCCCttctaggacggacgttcagaaGGCTGACGGGtggagttgaagagtttattgcttcagcctcttgaacgtccgtcctggagggggccggacgtctatatatagtagacgtccggccccctccaggacggacgttcaaaagactgacgggttcaactaccctgtcagcctcttgaatgtccggccccctccaggacagacgttcaaaaggctgaagcaatcaactcttcaactctcccgtcagcctcttgaacgtccgttagagggggccggacgtctacaatattatagacgtccgtctcCCTCCAGAACGGACATTCAAAAGGCTGACAGGGtggagttgaagagtttattgcttcagccttttgaacgtccgtcctggagggggccggacgttcaagaggctgacagggtagttgaacccgtccgccttttgaacgtccgtcctagagggggccggacgtctataatatagtagacgtctGGCCCttctaggacggacgttcagaaGGCTGACGGGtggagttgaagagtttattgcttcagcctcttgaacgtccgtcctggagggggccggacgtctatatatagtagacgtccggccccctccaggacggacgttcaaaagactgacgggttcaactaccctgtcagcctcttgaatgtccggccccctccaggacagacgttcaaaaggctgaagcaatcaactcttcaactctcccgtcagcctcttgaacgtccgttagagggggccggacgtctacaatattatagacgtccgtctcCCTCCAGAACGGACATTCAAAAGGCTGACAGGGtggagttgaagagtttattgcttcagccttttgaacgtccgtcctggagggggccggacgttcaagaggctgacagggtagttgaacccgtcagccttttgaacgtccgtcctagagggggccggacgtctacaatattatagacgtccggccccctccagaacggacgttcaaaaggctgaagcaatcaactcttcaactaTCCCGTCAGCCTTTCGAACGTCCGTGAGAGGGGGCCGGacttttataatattgtagacgtccggccccctctaggacagacgttcaaaaggct
The Vigna angularis cultivar LongXiaoDou No.4 chromosome 5, ASM1680809v1, whole genome shotgun sequence genome window above contains:
- the LOC108339626 gene encoding ABC transporter G family member 9 isoform X3, with protein sequence MVQPGEILAMLGPSGSGKTTLLAALGGKLGGKLYGSITYNGKAFSNAMKRKTGFVTQDDVLYPHLTVTETLVFTAFLRLPSSLSKKEKIEHAKAVMAQLGLTKCKDSIIGSPLLRGVSGGEKKRVSIGQEMLINPSLLFLDEPTSGLDSTTAQRIVSILWELANGGRTVVMTIHQPSSRIYCMFHRVLLLSEGNLLYYGNGSEAMEYFTNIGFAPTMPLNPSDFLLDLANGVYTGQSNEDHALNKNKLISAYRNYFDVKFKPVIQEIPDYDKTQGRFEGNKFGEWPTSWSNQFLVLLKRDVKERKHASFSGLMVCQVLVAALITGLLWYKCDISRLQDQIGLLFFLTSFWGTMPLYQAIFTFPQELMMLEKERSSGMYKLSSYFISRMVGDLPMELVLPSIFITIIYWLVGLKNNVVNFLCTLVTIVLHVLVSQGLGLAIGAIVMDQKSATTLASLIVLTSVLVSGYYIQHVPKFVSWLKYFSINYYIYHLLMGSQYGSSDTYPCSHGKCLVAEYPLIEQMALHFQGKIMAASALFIMLIGYRLVAYLALMKIGITKKMR
- the LOC108339626 gene encoding ABC transporter G family member 9 isoform X1; translated protein: MKQEMENIESQTSYITTLQGEAPDISCKGNPSVTLKVLRFGSRIYLHALIGIKNFFRDVTYKIKTRKGGFLKSKIEEKVVLNGVAGMVQPGEILAMLGPSGSGKTTLLAALGGKLGGKLYGSITYNGKAFSNAMKRKTGFVTQDDVLYPHLTVTETLVFTAFLRLPSSLSKKEKIEHAKAVMAQLGLTKCKDSIIGSPLLRGVSGGEKKRVSIGQEMLINPSLLFLDEPTSGLDSTTAQRIVSILWELANGGRTVVMTIHQPSSRIYCMFHRVLLLSEGNLLYYGNGSEAMEYFTNIGFAPTMPLNPSDFLLDLANGVYTGQSNEDHALNKNKLISAYRNYFDVKFKPVIQEIPDYDKTQGRFEGNKFGEWPTSWSNQFLVLLKRDVKERKHASFSGLMVCQVLVAALITGLLWYKCDISRLQDQIGLLFFLTSFWGTMPLYQAIFTFPQELMMLEKERSSGMYKLSSYFISRMVGDLPMELVLPSIFITIIYWLVGLKNNVVNFLCTLVTIVLHVLVSQGLGLAIGAIVMDQKSATTLASLIVLTSVLVSGYYIQHVPKFVSWLKYFSINYYIYHLLMGSQYGSSDTYPCSHGKCLVAEYPLIEQMALHFQGKIMAASALFIMLIGYRLVAYLALMKIGITKKMR
- the LOC108339626 gene encoding ABC transporter G family member 9 isoform X2 — its product is MKQEMENIESQTSYITTLQGEAPDISCKGNPSVTLKFRDVTYKIKTRKGGFLKSKIEEKVVLNGVAGMVQPGEILAMLGPSGSGKTTLLAALGGKLGGKLYGSITYNGKAFSNAMKRKTGFVTQDDVLYPHLTVTETLVFTAFLRLPSSLSKKEKIEHAKAVMAQLGLTKCKDSIIGSPLLRGVSGGEKKRVSIGQEMLINPSLLFLDEPTSGLDSTTAQRIVSILWELANGGRTVVMTIHQPSSRIYCMFHRVLLLSEGNLLYYGNGSEAMEYFTNIGFAPTMPLNPSDFLLDLANGVYTGQSNEDHALNKNKLISAYRNYFDVKFKPVIQEIPDYDKTQGRFEGNKFGEWPTSWSNQFLVLLKRDVKERKHASFSGLMVCQVLVAALITGLLWYKCDISRLQDQIGLLFFLTSFWGTMPLYQAIFTFPQELMMLEKERSSGMYKLSSYFISRMVGDLPMELVLPSIFITIIYWLVGLKNNVVNFLCTLVTIVLHVLVSQGLGLAIGAIVMDQKSATTLASLIVLTSVLVSGYYIQHVPKFVSWLKYFSINYYIYHLLMGSQYGSSDTYPCSHGKCLVAEYPLIEQMALHFQGKIMAASALFIMLIGYRLVAYLALMKIGITKKMR